The Lactuca sativa cultivar Salinas chromosome 2, Lsat_Salinas_v11, whole genome shotgun sequence genome includes the window TTTCCTACATCACGATTGTTTCATTTCATATCCATTGGAGATAACAAAATACCAACTCTGCCGAAAACTTTCACGGATGCCTCGACAATGACAAGTTGCATAACCATGGCTACCAAGACTGTCCACGATCATCTCCGCCTCTCGATCTCGCACCTGCATCTAGCCTCTACCATCGGTCATCCTAGTATCTTAATTCCTACAAAACCCATGTCATAAATCAAGGTTTGTACAATCAGCCATATCAATTCCAAAACCCAAACTTTAAATCATCACTCAACTACATCCTTGCCAACGACATTACTGGAGATGGAGTTTAAAGAGGGGGAACTGAGCGTAGGTAGAGAGAGATCGATGAAAAGGGAAGAAAAAAGAAAGggagttgtaacatccaaaaaatacaggtcaaaattttcatttttaagtagGTCAATTCATAAAAACTTCGATATAAAAGTTTCATAGTAATGCTTCATGTCTGAAAATCATCCACGTCATAATAATATGTCAGAGTACATCCCAAAATATCCATCATGCggaaaaacaagagtgtgtttgtgtgatatgccgctaccgcgccagctccttccccctagctgaagaggtacctgaaaccaaaactgtaaactgtaagcacgaagcttaatgagttcccccaacgtaccacataccatacattcaCATAGCATTCATACTGTCGGGCGATtcttgggtgcccgacctacccggtacggccattctggggtgtcgacctacccgtgtcaagctattatggggtgctaacctacccatgtcaatccattctggggtgccggcctactcgtgtcaagccattatggggtgttgacctacctatgtcaagccattctagggtgctgacgtacccatgtcaagccattctcaGGTGCTGACGTACCCATCGGTCCTCACAACCGATTCTCGGGGACTATTCACCTCTTACTACCGCTATCACATAATACacatcatgccagcatataaacataacagcACATACTGTCAGActtatctggggtgtccgacctacccttcggtcctaacaaccgaactttaccactatcacatataacatatcatgccagcatataacatatcatgtagtagcaaaactagatgatatcacaaagacaatcatctaacatacaactcctactggtgggtcggcattgtggtcgtagacccaccgctactagaaggtaactcacctcgaaaagtagttgCTGGAAGTCTGCTTGCTAGACGTCtgactgctgcaccggtaatcctctggctataaatccataaacatagattagtcactcataaatacccttaggtcaaatgactgactTACCCccggtccaaggtcaactccttggtcgaagtcaacttccagttgactggactcgctgagtcatggcacagactcgccgagtccctctcctacTATCCCAATACTAAAtcatcaagtccctcttcccactcactgagtcacccttaactcactacttgggacgataagactgactcgcgatccgactcgccgagtctgagaacaactcgtcgggtcccacgagcagatctcctactcgcttccaaatcctcaccagagcatccatcttgaggatttaagtttttgggactattgctacacgttaaattgctaattccgcgtgcagctacgaagggttggaccttctacacttaaacccctcttaactcagtaacagttcatatgactcgccgagtttgaagaacaactcgtcgagttccaggcaatcttcataggactcgctgagtcgttcatccaactcgtcgagtctaagaccatcttcatagaactcgccgagtccacttcgAAACTCGTCGATTCCCATCAACCTtcctcccatacagaccaaatctaaGACATGCAAtggttccaaaccatagatctaatctccttgggcatgcttatcacataaagttgcaaactttacgtgcatgcatggtcctatgagctccaaaaggcaattccaagctctttatgaggtcatacactcaatagggacctcaatcacttcgaccacagagactttacacttctaagatgtccataaagtccagatctgaagtcctttcagaacatagagcataaacacatggagtttaaggttttagggcttgaaaaccaccaattagggacaaaagggggatctaatgaactagtgatcaaggtaggaacttttctacctgaatggaagcttctcacagtgtagatttcggatctacttcccctccttgcactcttcaaccccctccttcttcttctaagctccaaacttccttcacaaagccaagattcactcacaagaacaatatgggggctagggtttcactctacagctctctggaagtgttagggaagAGGGAGGCCGAGtgagagtgtttaaatagggtgtaaacacccgggttagggttttactcatccagaatggactcgccgagtctgggacccgactcatcgagtccctcacTTAAATCCCGTGCCAAaatcgctcctactcggcgagtcgagcttccaactcgccgagtccaaggcaaaatgagaAAAATACATAAATAGAAATCCTACCAGGAATCCGATGTTAAAGGAGTTGTGTAAAACTGACACTGGGCAAATCAAGCGAATGAAGAAGGCAGTGGGTTTTGGTTGCTCTTCTACCGACGATGGGATAAAGAGAGCTCTGATTGCCAACGGCCACCCATCCGTTCTAACCACCGTACCACCCGAGTTAGCTTACTCGACTCAATTTCACAACTCAAATTGCCTTTCTTATCAAAATAAACTTCGATCTTCAAGAACTACGAATCGTAAGATGAAATTAGAAGCTTATCAAAATTCCCAGAAGAAGTTGTGGTAGAGTTCTTCCTGTTTACATCTTTTACCTCGAGGTGAGTCTTAGCTGCTAGATCGCTAACATCAATTTGTTGCATTCAAAGACATGTTTATTGCAGTTAGAACAAATAACACACATATTGTTAGTGATTAGATGAGTCTCCAAAGATGAAATCCGCAATAGAGGTTTGTCTTTTGAAGATGAAGCTCTACTCTGTGGTGGAGGCGATGAGGAAGGTGGGGTGAATGACGATGATGGGGGCAAATCGATGAGGTGTCTGGGTTTGTAATGGAGTAGAAAAAAGACCACGGTAAGAACATCATCTTCCTCATACATGATAATGAGAAAGATGAGGGAATAAAAGGAGTGAAAGAGTGAAATAGGATATATAACATCGTAACATCATCTGGGTTTGTGTGcttattagagagagagagagagagagcctgtcttattttttaattctttaaataaataaatatgtaacatccaaaaatacgacccaatttttttttgttttataacatcaaaatcataatACTGAAAACCATACTAataaacatatttcaaaattctcaaaacatAATGGAATGTGTCATATCAAACTGTATCAAACATGTGAAAATGTCCAATCAGACTCCCAGGAAAAACTGctaaagctgtggtgtgtgcgatgctatcAACCCGAACTCTTCCCTTTTATTGCGGAAGTACCTGacaccaaaactgaaaccgtaagcacgaagcttagtgagctcccccaaactaccacataccatacaatacatataaatcacatactgggcctcgcccactgcatcggaccgaagtctgaaagcTGCaccggatcgaagtccggaactgactgggacctcgtcccctgcttcggaccgaagtccggaactggctgcatcggaccgaagtccggaactgactgcatcggaccgaagtccggaactaactgagcATAGCATAGCATAAGCACATATCAACTATCACCTAGTCATACCAACCAGCATAAACagatatactgcatactgcatcaggccATAGCCAGGGACACATACTGCATAagacctgtctgagccacgaaggcatcaaacacactaactgctacatcggaccgaagcccggaactacAGATAACTagtcgggccggcattgtggccgtagacccgttcctactggaaggaaactcacctcgtgtacTGGCTGCTAAATGAACTGCTCTGGAaactatctgctgctgctccggtatctccccgactacaatttccataattacacttaattaaTTACTGATAATtgtactgagggtaaaatgactattttacccctggtcaaggtcaacctccaggtcaaagtcaacttcccgttgaccggactcgtcgagtcagggcgcagactcgccgagtccttcctttactGACTCTAatttctactcaccgagtccctctttCACTCACTGATTTACTCCGAACACTCGACTCAAAGAAAGACGGggactcgtgactcgactcgccgattctGACGAACTACTTGCCAAGTCTGAcgaactactcgtcgagttctaacGTGCAAACTCCATATACTGCTTTTGAATCCGCTCTATGGTTCCCAACTCGTAGATCTGAATTCTTGGACTCATTTGAACACGTagagttgctaactttacgtgtaactaCGAAAGAATGAAGCCATTGATCTTTGACACACTTTATTTGGGAacactcatccaactcgccgagttgttcatgcaactcgtcgagttctaaggcaaacttcatcggactcaccgagttgttcttccaactcgccgagtcgacagcTATCTtcataccactcgccgagtcagcctggggactcgccgagttctttcagtcctttttccatacagctCCGATCTGAGCCATGCAGCTGATTCCAATCATggatctggacttctagggcatgcttttcacgtaaagttgctaactttacgtgcatgcatgcctTTAAAGACTTCATATGaccaaaataagctcttaatggggttctagGCTCAATAGGTACTTCAATCACAATCACAACAAAAACTTTATACTTCTAGCATGCCATgagtgtccagatctgaagtataaCCCGGCCTTAAGGCCTAATCATAGAGAATTTGGGATTTTAGAGTCTTAGAACCCACAAATTAGGGACAACATAGATCTATATGATCAAAAGCCAAGGTATAGAATTGAATACCAGAAAAGATGGCCAATGGAGTGTACAATCCGGATCTACTTCCTCTTTCTTGGGCTCTCCAACTTCTACCTTCTCCTTCTTGCTCCAAAGGTGCCTTTACAAgcaatgaacacacacacacacacacactaagaacggctagggttttgctATCAGGTGCTCTGGGGTGAAAAAGGATGAGTTAGGCGCATAAGGGAGTTTAAATAGGTccaaaaccctgaaattagggtttcctccagacaggcaaactcgtcgagtccagcgtatggactcgccgagtagccgacTTAATACGCGTGttcatcccgtctctactcggcgagttgggcaacggactcgccgagttctcctcaAAAATGGAAACACTTATTTAAATACATACCGAGAATGGGGCGTTACAAAATAagtattagatttaaaaaaaatagaaaataaatacctCAATGATATTACAGGCATTTCAGTTTAATGAGGGACCAAATCCACTACAAAACTAGGTCAAAAGGACCACGAAGCCAAAAAGTCAATATTTGGACTAAACCTCGGAAAAatacaaaccacagggaccatttttccAGTTTTGTCTTTTATCAATAATCTATGTTTACATTTTATCCTTTATTGCTATATTTCTTTTTCTATAgttcatatatgtatttaatttaagAGAAATCTTTTTGGCATGATGTGTGGAAGGGGGATGCTCCCCTGGCTTTTTCTTTTCATTGGATTTTTGCTCTTGATCCTCATAGATCTCTGTCGGTTCGTGATAGAGTGCTTCTTGGATGGGACATTGTTCTTCTCAGGCGGACCCCTAGAGGTGGCATTGAGCATACTCAATGGGTTGCTTTTACTTCCTTGATGCGGGATGTTCATCTTCATTCGATTCCGGACCTTTGGGGTGGACTATTGATGTTTCCAATTCCTTTATTGTTTCTTCAACCAGAGCTTTTTTGGATAGTCATATGTTGTATACGGGTGGTTTCGAAACTCGATGGAATAATTGGGTGCCAATCAAGGTGAATATTTTTATTTGGAGATTGCAGTTACATAGTATTCCTACTAGAGAGAATCTTTCTCTCTGAGGGATTACTATGGATTCAATTATATGCCATGTTTGTTCCAATATCGTTGAGTTTATTAATCACATTTTTGTCGTTTGTAGCCAGCTGCTAGAGATATGGACTCGTGTTGCTATTTGGTGGGGCGTCCAAATTCCTCAACTTTGCTCTATTGATCATCTCCTTTCGTGGTCTGATTCTATTTCCTTAAAAAGAGGGCAACGCCAAGCCTTTGATGTGGTCATTTTGACTACGTTATGGTGTTTATAGAATTTTCGTAATTCTGTCATTTTTGGAATGGCTCAACCTAGGAAATCTTTTATTTTAGATGAGGTGATAGAtagatcttttttttttatttccaatAGGTGTAGAAAAGCTAAAAATCGGTTGGACCTCTTGGTTACATAGTCATCTTTTAGCTTGTAATTTGTTGTTGTGACTTCCTTTTTCTAGCTTATTGCTAGTTTTCTAATCAAATTTCTGACGTTCAAAAAAAATTAAGGGAAATCTCCAACAAAGCCTACTATATTTGGTCAATTTAGAGtttaatctcaaattttattttttgaataggGAAGTCTCGATTATCTAATTTTCTATGAAAATCTATCATTTTCTGTTGAAAAAAAGTAAGAAACGTTTCGTTAACTtaagtaaaatataaaataatgaggacttttttattcaaaaaaaatattGAGATTAAACCGTAAACTGACCCAAAATATTACAACTTTATAGGGATTTtctttaattaaattttttttaaatgagaaTTATAATTGTGCACAAAAAGTTTTagtatttttatattttacaGATATTAGTTATTGTTCaaacttttaaaaaataaagtataTTGTGTTAATGGTAACAATCTGGTGAGCAGGATTTTACGTGACCTTTTCATACGTCGAAAGGGAAAGAAAAGGGTTAAAGAATTGAAAATGGAGATCTAAAATTGAACAGATGTACACCTACTTTTgcgtaattaatatttttaatatagtaaaataatatattttgccACCTCAAATTAGttgttaattaaataaaatatccATATTAATGATAATCACAAACAATTTTTAATGGGGATATGACtgtgaaaagtaaaaaaaaacaattgtttGGGACAAGTGTCTCCTGTATAATCAGATGATATCGTGTGTTGGAGATTGCCCTAATCGCGTGAAACAATTCCTGTTGCATTAAAGAAAACAATTCCGATTTAATTCAATGAACTTGATTATTTATATTGAAAAGGTAATCGTACTTTTATGTTTCTTAATTTCATCTGATGACTTAAGTAATAATCTACTGAATTTGGGGGATTGCCAGATGTTAGACGTGGGtacttaattataattttatgttttttaagaGCTCTTGCTTTAAAGTAATTAGATTTTACAGATATAGTGACAACTTTTGCAAAACTAACATTCTTCAAGGGTCATACGTCATATCATCTTGTGTAAGTACGTAAAACGACCCACTCGATGGTTATGATAAAAGTAGTGTCAACCAGGAATTCAATCCATATTAGTACTAAAGTATACAACTTTCATTGTTTGTTGAGACCGAACGATTGAACATAAGGTGTCATAACCCTGGTAGCTAAAAAAACCCCAAAGATGTGGTGGGATCCATCGCGAATATCCCTACGGACCACGAAATATATAACTTaaatttaatcatttttttttcatctttAGTTCATTTACTTGTTTTCATATGTAACTTATATTATAATTTTTGTTGTAATATGTTATGTTAAACGAGATACAATGAGTAAAATATGAGATTTGGGGTAAATAGGGTAAAAAGGAAGTAACCGGTGATTAATAGGGTTGTGGACATGCAAAGGGGGTGTGAATTTTAGAGGGGGGAGGAAGAGTAGGGATCGATGATGTTTCACTCTCCCATTTGGTTTCGTTGACTTGCCTACTCAAATGGctattttagttctaaaataaCATAATTCAATGTAATTGGTGACTCGCCTCATACCTTAGCATGAACCTGACCAAGTCCCTCCTGCATAGCTCAATTTTAAGCGAAAATAGTTTAGTTGTTGTCCAAATTCGTCTAAACACTTCCATACAtttccaaatcacttctaataATCCTTACTATCTATAATCTACCGGAATGCAATATTCTATCATTGTTTACCTCTATATATTCTCCATATAGTTCGTGATTTGTAGGCTCCCATTGCTCATAATTCTCAGTTTTCCTATTGTATTGTTTTTTGTATATAATCTATTTCCTTGTATTCtgtaattttgtgatcaaaatatTCAATAAAGAATCAAATTCTTTATGGTATCAGAACGGGTTCTACCGCTCAATTGATCATCTCTAACAAACTGATCAAAAAGAGTGAAGTGAGCGGACCTGATGTcaaaccccccccccctccaTCTTCACCTGTAAGATTAATCACAAACAATGCACGTGAATGATGCATTGACGGATAATAATTATAACGACTGGGTTCAAGAGATGGAAAATTTCTTGTTTGCCAAGAACAAGATTGGGGTCATTGACGAATCGATAATAAAACCAGAAAAGACGGAAGCAGACGACATGGCGTGGATGAGGTGTGATGCGATGATAAAAGGGTGGCTCACCACCGCCATGGAAAATGAGATCCGCACCAGCATCAAATACGCCAACAATGCAATTGAGATGTGGTCAGACCTTCGTGAGAGGTTTGGAAAAGAAAGTGCGCCACACACAAACGGGCTGAAGCAAGCAATCTCAAATACTTAATAAGATGGGTTAACTGTTTCAGCATACTACATAAAGCTTCGAGGATTATGGGATGAGATTCAATCGGTCCTCCTTACTCCTCGTTGCACTTGTGATAAATGTGATTGTGGTTTGGGAAAATCACATGTTGAATTGAAGGAGAAAGAAAGGTTATATGAGTTTCTCATGGGCCTTGATAGTGAGTTCTCGATTTTAAGAACTCAAATACTGGCTTTGAAATCGACACCATCTCTTGGATTTGCTTATCATCATGTTGTTGAGGATGAACAACATAGGTCCATCACCAACACCAAGAGACCCACTGTTGAAGCAATAGCTTTCCAAGCCTACACCAAGACCAATACCAATCAACATGGAAACAAGGCAGTGGAGAAAATCACAAAGCAAGGAGCACATTGCAGCTTTTGTGACAAAGACGGTCACACCTGTGACGGGTGCTTTAAGCGAATTGGCTATCCAGATTGGTGGCCATGAAAGAACAAACAAGACAAAGTGAAACCAAGGGTTGCTTGTGCAATAGAAGAATCAAGTCCAATAAAAGGTTTAACTAAAGATCAATATCAACAATTCCTGAAGAACTTCACACCAGAAGAGTCCAAACAAAAATGATGCATCACCAGCAGCCAACATGGCAAGTAAAACAAGTCAAATTGACTCTTGGATTGTTGATACAGGAGCCACCGAACACATAACCAACAGAACCGATATTCTTAAGAATGTAATGCCTTCCATCGATGAGGATCTTGTGATCATACCTAATGGAGAATCTATTTCTGTCAAGGGAAGAGGAAATCACACTCTATCTAACGGGACAAAGGTGAAAGTCGTTTTGCACATTCCTGATTTTAATTGAAATATGTTATCAGTTAGCAAACTTTCATATGATTTAAAGTGTGTTgtaattttctttgtaaaaaggACCTAACTTCGAGGAGTTTGATTGGAGCGGGTAAATGCAAGAATCATCTATATTGGATGGGAATTCTTGGAATGAAGATGAAGGATTTGATGTCGAAAGTTGAACAAAATAAGTTTTCTTAGGAACATTTCTTTTAAGAATAAGGAACACGTTTGTGATTCTTGTGCTAAATCTAAACTTACCATACAACCTTTTCCTTCTGGTATTACAAAGACGAATGCTTGTTTTGATTTATTGCATTGTGACATATGGGGTAAATATCGAACCCCTTCTTGTAACATCCCCTTATGGCATGTAtaacaatattgtccgctttgggttcccggcacgaaaacttcccagggggtcacccaccCCTGAATTGTTCTCGCTCGGGCATGCTTAACTGTAAAGTTCTTATGAGATCTGCTGctctcacgactttaaaacgcgttgtgacaatgaatgtatccacaccccttataaggaactgcttcgttctccttccaaaccGATGTGGGATCAAGTGCAACCCACCTTCACTCCCCATTAAAGGGTTTGGCGTCCccatcgaacacatcgacccatgccccaactctgataccatttgtaacatccccctctggcatgtatcacaatattgtctgctTTGGGCTCACAGcacgaaaacttcccagggggtcacccatccctgaatTGTTCTCGCTTGGGCATGCTTAATTGCAGAATTCTTATGGGATATGTTGCtctcactgatgggttttagccataagaactttcctatgtgcgcatgcaaaaccctaatgcttggatctaggtttctataattaaacatgctttgaatccaagacttctaatgactaattaggtataagaacaatacaaaatcagatctagaagtttacctttgaatctcttgtttgatcttgttgtcttggagctctagagtcacaattgtcactcttctaatggcttacaaacaccaactatcaagatgatttgagagagaggagagggactagaaatcggccagggtttctttgctttagcagaggtgccgatttcccttgtcctagaggtctatttatacttgtaaggctcctagggtttcacccttaaaccctagttggataatctttactcaaagcaaccctaatccttaccatagataagccttggacgattttgaggctatcccaagccctagaattcgtccatcctctatccaagaaggatttacagcctaaAGTGCAAATATCAAACAATtggcagtttataccctcttatttaattaatctctttaagtcaccaaattaatactaattaatttatgacttatattaatcaaataacaatattattattccttatattattctcataatatattaattatatttattctctcataataaatcatcatatcaagttgctatggtgaaggcaacccaaaaggaccatgcacaatcgggtcaaatatttgcctaatatagttgcagccttagacagtattccaacagtctcccacttggataagtctagtaactatatgcacaagtacaattcgatttgcaatcgtagctctcaaagacgctgtcaaactctgatctaatcaatcttgtcctttagataagggatcgtacagtcctctgttagatatcacgttgacaattctatggaatgattagtcaagcatttaggtttctcgatctctgattattcgacatagaacttaatcaaacacatcaattcagttctgaccgggcccggcacataagtcaaatcaaatcatcgagcggccgagatatagcttttaccctcttgggataaaagttacagataaacttcggcttatatgcatttacttattcattaatcaactatacacaacaatgcgttttataacaccgagttactgatgtgttttcgcattatcaatgtacaatcaattaacaaataacaaaccatatatctaagtTTTaaaactatatgatattatcgtcttgcgatcacccttttatatcatattccataaggtgattccagcaagtgcgggtttgttccaatgctcaaaactagttcataagcactcatgaacatcgcagcaatcttttgctatgtctaatacgatttagacaatctacgcaccaattcacgacaatcttcattcatatctacttccaacatatgaacgattgtggacaatttgaataattcgattattcttaataaactcaattattctggaagtcaaaacatgcaaagtgaaacaatagttaaacaattaacataagacagtaacattactcataaataaaactcctttatttaatcatctaatgttaattacatttatctattacacgtttctaatactatctaatctatgctaatatcatccttcagcccaatactcctagcatactgcaagtgcttaaccctactcagtcccttcgtaagcggatctgttgggttatcctccgatgatatcctcttcactacgagttgtccttcttctacacgatgtctaataaagtgatattttctgtcgatgtgtctagatctgccatgatccctcggttccttggtcaaggaaaccgctccttcattaacacagaaaatctccatgggctcctttatggaaggtacaactccaagatcaccgatgaagttcttcaaccatattgcctccttcgacgcttcgctcgctgcaatgtactctgattcacatgttgaatcagctacggtttcctgcttggaacttttccaagtcactgctcctccaatCAAAGTAAAAACCCAGCCcaactgtgaacggtagttgtccctgtcgatctgaaagctggcgtcactataccctcgcaccttcaagtcatcactccc containing:
- the LOC111911696 gene encoding uncharacterized protein LOC111911696 — encoded protein: MHVNDALTDNNYNDWVQEMENFLFAKNKIGVIDESIIKPEKTEADDMAWMRCDAMIKGWLTTAMENEIRTSIKYANNAIEMWSDLRERFGKETYYIKLRGLWDEIQSVLLTPRCTCDKCDCGLGKSHVELKEKERLYEFLMGLDSEFSILRTQILALKSTPSLGFAYHHVVEDEQHRSITNTKRPTVEAIAFQAYTKTNTNQHGNKAVEKITKQGAHCSFCDKDGHTCDGCFKRIGYPDWWP